One window of the Cherax quadricarinatus isolate ZL_2023a chromosome 1, ASM3850222v1, whole genome shotgun sequence genome contains the following:
- the LOC128690794 gene encoding cytochrome P450 2U1: MWLTVVLVVVVVLLLVYAVTHQPDDKGMPPGPKGLPLVGNLFDLLREDSITFFARLAEKHGPLYSVQLGLRRVVVINSSHWLTQAFVRQGDMFNHRPRGTVLSFIMGGKGIADAEDRVWRESRRFTLHVLRDFGLGKQSVEEFVNRELHDFLEATQKKIGQPYNLHYDLATSVLNIVWHMFVGERFAMEDKNLRWIVDSLEMSLTLVEQGGFLNYTPVLQFIGTFIKPKAFKVGYNVIHRLDYFTELIEKHKVNLDNPERGFDFMYQYLLEQRRQLQQGKTDTIFTDNQLKWLVSDLFIVGLDTTVTTLRWCFLFLIRHPEIQDKLYQELEVNIGTDRLPTYEDRVRMPYTEAFITEVFRYGSITPLAMHGNPEETTLGGYRIPKRTWIVGNIWGIHWDKKIWGDPENFRPERFLDDDGQIIRSEHVLPFSVGRRNCLGESLARIETFQFLMGMLQKYEFGIPVGHSRPTTKFNCGVTLNPCEFEVLLTERFAKVG; encoded by the exons ATGTGGTTGAcggtagtgttggttgtagtggtggtactgctgttggTATATGCGGTGACGCACCAGCCGGACGACAAAGGGATGCCACCTGGTCCTAAGGGCCTCCCACTCGTAGGCAACCTTTTTGATCTACTCCGGGAAGACTCCATCACTTTCTTCGCAAG GTTGGCTGAGAAGCACGGCCCCCTGTACAGCGTACAGCTGGGTCTACGACGAGTGGTGGTGATCAACTCCTCCCACTGGCTGACTCAAGCCTTCGTCAGGCAGGGCGACATGTTTAACCACCGACCTAGAGGCACCGTTCTGAGCTTCATCATGGGTGGCAAAG GTATCGCTGACGCGGAGGACAGAGTATGGAGGGAGTCACGACGGTTCACTCTTCACGTCTTGAGGGACTTCGGCTTAGGCAAGCAGTCCGTCGAGGAATTCGTCAACCGTGAGCTGCACGACTTTTTAGAGGCCACTCAG AAAAAGATTGGTCAGCCTTATAATCTGCACTATGACCTAGCTACGTCTGTCCTCAATATCGTGTGGCACATGTTCGTAGGAGAGAGGTTCGCCATGGAAGACAAGAACTTGAGGTGGATCGTTGACTCCCTAGAAATGTCCCTTACACTGGTCGAGCAGGGAGGCTTCCTCAATTACACCCCTGTATTACA GTTCATTGGGACTTTCATCAAACCAAAGGCCTTCAAAGTGGGTTACAACGTTATTCACCGCCTCGACTACTTCACGGAACTGATCGAGAAGCATAAAGTCAACTTGGACAATCCTGAGCGAGGCTTCGACTTTATGTACCAGTATCTGCTAGAGCAGAGACGGCAGCTGCAGCAGGGCAAGACTGACACAATCTTCACAG ACAATCAGCTGAAGTGGCTGGTGAGCGACCTGTTCATTGTGGGTCTggataccacagtcaccaccctcCGCTGgtgcttcctcttcctcatcagaCACCCTGAGATCCAAGACAAACTCTACCAAGAGCTGGAGGTCAACATCGGCACGGATCGCTTGCCAAC GTATGAGGACCGGGTTAGGATGCCCTACACTGAAGCATTTATCACCGAAGTTTTCCGCTACGGCTCCATCACACCTCTTGCCATGCATGGCAACCCTGAAGAGACGACCCTGGGCGGCTATCGCATACCTAAGAGAACCTGGATCGTAGGCAACATCTGGGGCATCCACTGGGACAAGAAG ATATGGGGCGATCCTGAAAACTTTCGGCCTGAGAGGTTCTTGGACGACGATGGTCAAATTATTCGCTCAGAGCATGTGCTGCCCTTCTCTGTTG GTCGCCGCAACTGTCTAGGGGAATCCTTGGCTAGGATTGAGACCTTCCAGTTCCTGATGGGGATGCTGCAGAAGTATGAGTTCGGCATCCCAGTGGGTCACTCCAGACCCACCACCAAGTTTAACTGTGGAGTCACCCTCAACCCATGCGAGTTTGAGGTCCTTCTCACCGAGAGATTTGCTAAAGTTGGCTAG